Part of the Stigmatopora argus isolate UIUO_Sarg chromosome 3, RoL_Sarg_1.0, whole genome shotgun sequence genome, TTCTGACGCCAGCACGTGGGAGCAACTGGTTAGTCACGTGACCCGGCTCCATGCGCGTGCGTGCCTTGTATTTCCGGGTTCGATGATGAGCACGACGCTCACTGGCGTCTCTACATCGCTCCCACGCAACACCCACGCACCCAGACTGgaccaaaaataattaaataaaatacatcaaaacTTGCGTCGGCGGAGCCACGCTGCCGAACCGCCATGCTCACGCGGGTCAAATCCGCCGTGGCCACCTTTATGGGAGGCGTAATtgccggcggcggtggcggtggagcAGGCGGCGACCCCTCGGAGGTGCCTCCGAAGTATCCGTACGGTAGACCGGACTTCCTGGGACTGACGCCGGATGAGGTGGAGTGTTCGGCGGATCATTCGGCGAGACCCATCGTCATCCCGAAGGAGAGCAAGAGGTTGCCCTGGTCCACCGGCTATGCGGAGTGAGTAACCTGCTTAACCTGTAATCTTGCCCTCCATCTTTTTAAATGCACATTAgccattttttcaaatgttgaaaTTATTCCCAACTAAAAACTTttggaacttaaaaaaaaataataatcacttTTCCAACAATTCCACAACttctacaaagaaaaaaaaacatttatgtgaATATAATTCCGttaattgttgttatttgtgcactttgtggtgaagtgttaaatctcattttacttgATTAATGACAttcaaagcattcaattcagaaTAAAATGTTTATCTATAATATTTTATTGGCGGAATCATATAGCGAGCGGGTGTAGAGTTTGCAGGGTTGCCTCAGGCTtgtgtggggtttctctgggtattttggtgtcctcccacatctccaaaaacaagcaaacgGAATTGTTTTACATAGTGTTTGTTAAAAGAAATTGTTGGAATTCAAATGTTTCAACAACAAAAGGTTctgagtttgcaggttctccccaggtttgtgtggtttttctctgggtattttgGTTTTCTCCTACACCCCCAAAACAAGCTAACTGAATTGTTTTACATAGTGTTTGTTAAAAGAAATTGTTGGAATTCAAATGTTTCAACAACAAAAGGTTCTGAGTTTGCAGGGTCTCCCCAGgtttgtgtggtttttctctgggtattttggttttctcccacacccccaaaacaagcatactgaattattttttttcatacagtttttgttaaaataaattgttgaaattcaaatgtttcaacaacaaaatgttctaaaacattaaaaaatgctttttaaataaaaatatatatatataaaaaaatcctcCTGGTAACCAACCGTGTGAGAGTTTGCattaacagcaaaaaaataataaataaatgaaactgcACGTATATCACCTGTTTGCTAAATGAAGATTAACCTTCAAATTGACACGTAAAGTCCGAAACAATATTACCGATAAAtatatcccttttttttttttaaatattgcgcCCCTTGAGTTTTCCCATATTGTGTCATATGGTCAACAGTGAATGTGACCTAAAAAGTTATGTAATCCTCATTTAGTGTGTGAGGCCAGCCATCAAATCCAGAGGAGCCCGTTTGGAATGTTTGCTCAATTCAATGTTTACTTTGTGCTCTTCTTGCTTAAAAACAAGTCATCTGCTCtattattctcttttttttgacTGCACAAAAGTTATGAGCTACTCTTTTGGATAAGAAAGAGCGGCGTGTTCTCCAACAGAGCAAGGAATTGTGTCACATTTATCCCCCTTCTCGAGTATCAAAAGCACAGCCCGGCTCGGTTCTGGTATGCGGGTCAGTCTGTAATGAGTCCTTGAGGAAATCCTTTATAACACGGCAGATTATCAATTCAACAAGACAAGATCATCTTTGTGTAACACCCAGTCACATCTTTATTCTGATGGGGAGGACAAGTATCTCCTAAAGGCAACATTGTTTTAAGATgatggctattttttttcttctattagcATGTTACTTAGCGTGTTatgttcatttattattttagtttaCTGGAAGCTTTAACTGTACTAGCATGAAAACTACTTTGAGTAGGAAGTTTTAAAAGGAGAATTAAAGTTCATTTTTTGGGATTTAGCGCTAAAAAGTTGAGTTAGCTTGGTAAACAGTGAAGAACCGTGCTAAAAAGTTGAGCTAGTTTAGCAAACTGTGAAGAATTGTGCTAAAAAGTTGAGCTAGTTTAGCAAACTGTGAAGAATTGCGCTAAAAAGTTGAGCTAATTGAGCAAACTGTGAAGAATTGCGCTAAAAAGTTGAGCTAGTTTGGCAAACATTGAAGAACCGCGCTAACAAGTTGAGCTAGCTTGGCAAACAGTGAAGAACCGTGCTAAAAAGCTGAGCTAGCTTAGCAAACTGTGAAGAACTGTGCTAAAAAGTTGAGCTGGTTAGGCAAACCGTGAAGAACCGTGTTAAAAAGTTGAGCTAGCTtggcaaaaagtaaaaaaaaaaaagtgctaaaaaGTTGAGCTAGCTTTCGCTGTGCAAACGGTGAAGAACCATGCTAAAAAGTTGAGCTAGCTTCACAAACAGTGAAGAACCGCGTTTAAAAGTTGAGCTAGCTTAGCAAACAGTGAAGAACCGGCAGTAgtctacataataaataagttgtagtcAACATAGACAATTAGTCAACATGAATGAGTAGGTATTACCCTCtcattttgcgtttttttttttcaaaatataaatgtgCTGGTCAGACTTTTACTGTTCTTTGATGTCAAAGAGGTccgcaaaatacagtaatccctcgattatcgcggttaatgtagatcagacatggccgcgataaacaaaaaaccgtgaagtagagtcacccctattaaaaaaaaaacatgtatttttttttttacttgccgagttctagtagcaagcggaggaaaggggagagtggtttccgcttgcgagtttcagcgtggattttcacatttttatgaacttacaaaaaaaatgtaattaacaaaaaaaaatctcccccaggaaaaaaaaaacgcgatgcCGTGAAGCCCTGacagttgaagccgcgatattcgagggattactgtattgtcccGCCAGCCTCATTTGGCCTGAGGTTCGAGACCCGGCGTCGTCTGTGAAGAAGTCGAGTGTGACAAAAAAAAGCGCGGCCTCGCACTCACATCGGATTAATGTCTCAGCTGCGCTCCGTGGGACGCTTTCCCGCTTTTCCGCTTAAACAAGTAAGCAAATAGGTCGGGATTTTCATGGCCGTTTAGGGTGACGACCCACGCGCTGTCTGGTGCGCTCGAAACGGGTGAGCGAGGGAGTATCGCGCTTTGGATTTAGCCTTGATCCGAGCTGTCATCTTTCACGGTCTGCCACGCTTACAGGCTTTTCAAAGGGTTATTTTTTTACCACCACTTGATGTAACATTTTGGTTCGTTTTGATCGTTTTCacattcatttgaaataaaaaaaactttcaatgCTAGCTTGCTTGtgctaaaaaaatcaaactgacTTCCGTTCGTAATTGTGTGCATGCTAGCACGctacagttgatttttttttttttgtcatcaagATTGCCAATTTTAATCAATTATTCTTAAAGTCAAGTCTATTTAACTTTACAGTGCTGATTTAATGCAAAATGTCTTTAATCCGGCAAACCAGGGGGTGCTAAATCAACCCCATGCAATGCATAATACAACAATATGGTGCTAAAATTGaactaaaatacaaataaaatgttgaaacccaaaaatatgtaaaaaaaaaaaaatgcaaataaggaAAACACAACATTTGACTATATTAAATTAGCAGTCTGACAGTGTGTATTTAGTCATAAGGAAGTCACAAGATTGTAAGATTTGAATGATGTGGACTCTTAGAAGAATTCATGTGATGACACGTGGGCCATTAGTTTGAaataatacacatttttaagatatttttttttaattttttttattagggtCATGATTTTGAGCCTTCTTGTCTTTCCAGGGTGATCAATGCAGGAAAAAGCACTTTAAACGAGGATCAGGCTTGCTGTGACGTCATGCTGGTCAAAAGAAAATGGCCCCCTAGCGGTGCAACGTCCAATTGGGCCCTCAAGGCTCGCAGGAGATCTTCCTTCCCCAACGGGGAGGTTTTGGGCCTCAGGGACAACCTGGTACGTGACACTCGTCCAATTTCACATGAGTGATAGTTTACAACAGCTTCGTTTGTATGCATTCATacttgtggtaaaaaaaaaaattataaaaaaaaaattctgttacACTTAGAATATGCAGTATTCCCTCAaatttcgcggataatgtagaccaggggtgtcaaacccagtttggttcgcgggccgcattaacgtcaactcgatttcatgtgggccggaccattttagatatatttagatttgtttttttgtaaattgattaaatgaactggattaaaagccctaaatattcatgtttttttatagatctaaacaatgtttattttagctttttttttaaatatatttttagattttataaaatgatttttgaactaaaaacagaaaaaatggattaaaaaattataattattgatttaaaggggggaaatcaggaaattgaatatacatctatactcttcattttaatttgatcgtaaaacagaaagtcgcactcatgatttactttcttgggccgcacaaaatgatgcggcgggccagatttggcccccgggccgccactttgacacatgtgatgtagaccaaacatggccgcgatcatCGGAAAACCGCAATGTAGGTTCACCCCTATTATTTCAGATCTGTACAATATCAAAAAGTGTCGATATTAAACGTTACTCAATTATTTatacctcattttctgaaccgcttgatcctcattagtgtcgcggggggtgctgtagagcaggggtgtcaaactcgggttggttcccgtgtgtttttagttcaaaattgattttgtaaaatctaaaaatatataacaaaaaataaaataaacattgttttagatctattaaaaaccgaatattcagggattttaatccagttcttttaatccatttataaaaaaaatctatctaaatatgatatgtaaaatggtccggcccacgtgaaatcaagttgacgttaaagcggcctgcaaaccaacccgagtctgacacccttactcTAGGCCTAGggcatattttattattttattgcagCTAACCTTAACATTGCATTTTGTCTTTCACTGAAATCCGCATCGCTTTGCTGCCACCTAGTGGAAAATGCCTACATTCCACTTCCAAATTTACTCAAGTACACTTTACGTCACTGCTGACGTTCTCATGACCAAAACAATCTATCTTAAAGTGAATATAattacaaaatgattaattattttttttctacctacCCTGACTTTTGTCAATCACCCCCAAAACCCATTGACGTGAATATTTGGCGACCAGTCACGGGTTCCCCTCACCGTCATAAGAACGAACAAAATGGACGTTGCTAATGCTAATGAACAATGTATCACGTATCTGTTTATTATGTGTGTACTAGGCCAACTGCGACGACCTGACCTTCCACTACTGGGGGCTTTTCGACGGGCACGCCGGCTGCGGGGCGGCCGTGGTGGCGTCGCGTCTCCTCCACCGCCACATCGCGCTTCACCTCCAGGAGGTCATGGACATCCTGTGCGCGCCCGACCTCCAAGCGCCCATTTGCCTGGGGGAGGAGCCCGTCCGCTGGCAGCCTCCGCCCCCCCACGCCAACCCCCGCGCCCTCTCCAGGGCCGCGTCTCTCCGCGGGGCCGCCGGGGCCCCCGGTTCCCCCGGCGTCCCCCCCGCGCGCTTCTTTGCCGAGAAGAGGGTGTCGCATGAGAGCTTGGTGGTTGGCGCCATTGAGAATGCCTTCAAGGACATGGTAAGCaaatcttttcattcattccttttctgaactgcttattcccacgagggtcgcagggggtgctggagcctatcccaactaaccaCGGGGcagcccatcgcagggcacCGACCGGGAGACAAAGgataaccaatcatagctagggtttggccatttaaagtgttcaaccaagcTAGCCTAAcgcaccggtgtcaaagtggcggcccgggggccaaatctggcccgccgcatcattttctgcggcccgggaaagtaaatcatgagtgccgactttctgttttaggatcaaattaaaatggagtatagatgtatattaaatttcctgattttttttcccccttttaaatcaataattgtaattttctaatcatttttttctgtttttagttcaaaaatcattttgtaaaatctaaaaacataaaaaagctaagataaacattgttttaaatctacaaaaatggaatattcagggattttaatccatttatttaaaaaaaatctaaatattatatctaaaatagtccggcccacatgaaaccgagttgacgttaatgcggcccgtgaaccaaccctagtctgacacccttgcgtgactgtttttggaatgtgggaggaaaccagagtacccagagaaaacccacgcaaacccggggagaacatgcaaactccacacaggaggaccgacctggatttgaaccctagaGTACAATTAGACTAGCTTACATGTTTTGAGGATGTGGgggggaaccggagtacccggagaaaacccacgcaaacccagggagaacatgcaaactccaaactggacgaccgacctggatttgaaccctagaGTACAATTAGACTATCTTGCAGGTTTTgaggatgtgggggggaaaccggagtacccggaaaaaacccacgcaaacccggggagaaaatgcaaactccacacagtgaagacccacctgggattgaaccctagaCTACAATTAGACcagcttgcatgttttgggatatgggagtaaacccggagtacccggagaaaacccacacaagaccagggagaacatgcaaactccacacatgttatatactgttttatttttttatttttacatttaactaTACACAGCACTCTTTAAATAGACTTTTTGTGCAATTGTAGCATTAGGGTGTCAAACTCTTGTACTTTACTTTTGTGGCCACCAGGTGGCAGTGTGCAATTAgctaaatgccatttttttttaaatacactcaATGGATTCGAATCTTAACGAGTACAATTAAAAGCTtgaattgatatttttattagtGCATTTAAGAAAAACTACTCGTCAAAATCGACAAATGTATGGATTTTATCCCCCTCACTTCTGTTATTGTTAAATCTACAGTCCAATAAGCTTCTTGTCTTATTTATGGACAAACAGCTATAGGCGTCTAACCCATCCGTTCCAGCCCTCTCCATTAAAATTGGATGGCTATTTTAGTCATTTATGATATGCACAGTCTATATGTGTATGATTTTCTTCCATCGAGTCGAAGCGGGCATGTTTATGCAGATGTTTCCATTATTAAAGACTTTTCCTGCGGGATACGGCTGCTGCAGGCCAGATAAATATGGATGGCGGGCGATGGGATTCATAATTCATCCAGGGTGAAGGACACATTTACAAAAGAGTGCACAAAAATGGGCCACtattcttcatcatcatcatttcaaCTCCTTTTAGTGAGAAAATATATCACATTATTCCCCTTTTGGCAGGATTTGAATCCGAAAATAATATTTCCATGCCAATTTTTAATGGGAAGAATTGTTCTGCCTGTCACCACATGTTGCtgaaacaaagaaaatcaatgtttttttaatttttttttattaattcctTGACAGCTTAATTATGATTCTAATGAATGAACACACTATTACATTTGCAGCAAAAGACTGTAGGCTAATTAAGCGACGGTAATAGCCATCCAAACACTGCTGCGTtgatctttttaaaaacattttttattgataaATGGATTCATTACGGTGCTGCTATCATTATGATTAATAATGGCGTCGGAGTGGTTTTGATGACATGCTCCGACATTTTGGATTTCAATGGTAATCTTTGTCTTGGGCGTAGGACGCGCAAATGGAAAAAGAACGAGCCGCCCACGACACGTCGGGAGGCTGCACGGCTCTGGTGGTGCTCGGCCTGCTCGGGAAGCTCTACGTGGGCAACGCTGGAGACAGCAGGTCCGTCCACACATTGGATTCATTATTATTAGTGTTATTataattatgattattattatttattattattagcgtCATTATGTTGCAACATTGAACCTTTCTAATTTTCAACaatcattgtttatttttatttattttttacaatacatctttttcataaaaaaagaccatgtaaagtaagacttttttttttttacaaaaaaaagaccatgtatagtaacactttaaaaaaagaccatgtatagtaagactttaaaaaaaagactgtatagtaagactttaaaaaaaaaaaagactgtatagtaagacttaaaaaaaaaaagaccactttttttctaaaaaaaacgacatagtatagtaaggcttttttcgtaaaaaaacgacatagtatagtaaggtttttttaaattaaaaaacaacatagtatagtaaggcttttttcgtaaaaaaaacgacatagtatagtaaggttttttttttaattaaaaaacgacatagtatagtaaggcttttttccttaaaaaacgacatagtatagtaaggcttttttttaaattaaaaaacaacatagtatagtaaggcttttttcgtaaaaaaaacgacatagtatagtaagttttttttttaaattaaaaaacgacatagtatagtaaggcttttttccttaaaaaacgacatagtatagtaaggttttttctttgaaaaatgacatggtatagtaaggctttttttctttaaaaaacaacatagtatagtaaggctttatttctttaaaaacacgacagtataggaaggcttttttcttaaaaacgacatggtataataAGGttcttttacttaaaaaacgacatagtatagtaaggcgttttaattaaaaaaacgacatagtaaatatatagtaaggcttttttcgtaaaaaacgacatagtacattaaggctttttttccgttaaaaaaggacatagtgtagtaaggctttttttcttaaaaaacgacatagtatagtaaggcttttttcttaaaaaacgacatagtataataaggttttttacttaaaaaacgacatagtatagtaaggcgttttaattaaaaaaatgacagtatatatatagtaaggcttttttcgtaaaaaacgacatagtacagtaaggctttttttcccattaaaaaacgacatagtatagtaaggctttctttctttaaaaaacgacatagtatagtaaggctttttttcttaaaaaatgacatagtatagtaaggctttatttctttaaaaacacgacatagtataataaggtttttttttacttaaaaaacgacatagtatagtaaggcgttttaattataaaaaaaacacatagtatatatagtaaggcttttttcgtaaaaaacaacatagtacagtaaggctttttttgtaaaaaacgacatagtatagtaaggcttttttcgtaaaaaaaaacgacatagtatagtaaggctttttttcttaaaaaatgacatagaaaagtaaggctttatttctttaaaaacacgacatagtataagaaggcttttttcttaaaaaacgacatagtataataagttttttttacttaaaaaacgacatagtatagtaaggcgttttaattaaaaaaacgacatagtatagtaaggctttttttcttaaaaaaacgacatagtatagtaaggctttttttcttaaaaaaacgacatagtatagtaaggctttttttcttaaaaaaacgacatagtatagtaaggctttttttcttaaaaaaacgacatggtatagtaaggctttttttcttaaaaaaacgacatagtatagtaaggctttttttcttaaaaaaacgacatagtatagtaaggctttttttcttaaaaaaaacgacatagtatagtaaggctttttttcttaaaaaaacgacatagtatagtaaggcgttttaatttaaaaaacgacatagtatagtaaggctttttttcttaaaaaaacgacatagtatagtaaggctttttttcttaaaaaaacaacagtatagtaaggctttttttcttaaaaaaacgacatagtatagtaaggctttttttcttaaaaaaacgacatagtatagtaaggctttttttcttaaaaaaacgacatagtatagtaaggcttcttttctttaaaaaacgacatagtatagtaaggctttttttcttaaaaaaacgacatagtatagtaaggctttttttcttaaaaaaacgacatagtatagtaaggctttttttctttaaaaaacgacatagtatagtaaggctttttttcttaaaaaaacgacatagtatagtaaggctttttttcttaaaaaaacaacatagtatagtaaggctttttttctttaaaaaacgacatagtatagtaaggctttttttcttaaaaaaaacgacatagtatagtaaggctttttttcttaaaaaaacgacatagtatagtaaggctttttttcttaaaaaaacaacatagtatagtaaggctttttttctttaaaaaacgacatagtatagtaaggctttttttcttaaaaaaaacgacatagtatagtaaggctttttttcttaaaaaaaacgacatagtatagtaaggctttttttcttaaaaaaacgacatagtatagtaaggcttcttttcttaaaaaacgacatagtatagtaaggctttttttctttaaaaaatgacatagcaagtaaggctaagagagtcggagaataaatctgacttctgattcttcaccttctagttgttgctgtggtccactggcaaaatcattgggtcagaacatgaggcgggaatcaggagtgagttcaattccactcgttgcaattctcaaattgttttttgaggtaatgaaaaggataaatacaacttccaatcacttcatttcagaagacactgtggtccagtggcaagaacaatgggttgaaattaaagttggacacaagttcaaatctggagtgagttcaagtccactctttgcaaatctcaaattgtttattgaggtgatgaaaatgataaatataacttccaatcatctcctttcacaagtcactgtggtccagtggcaaagacaatgggtcagacagacctcaagttagtggatttgactgccatgtgggagatggggttcgaatcccgctctcgtttgactaatcactacactagtagttcagtaaatgggtaatccttttttcattcaaataaagacttagtcatttttttcagcaaaacaatatttccggtcagccttcggctgaccggaagacagttgggaggggggatccctggtggcgttcgacagtcggccttcggccgactgccgacgccatgcagtcgttgactggcgacaccgggacgtgaaccatcgacacccacgtcgcaggcaggtgacttacccactgcaccacgaggcggcccgcctatacatgattggaagttatatttatccttttcattacctaaataaacaatttgagaattgcaaagagtggaattgaactcattcctgatttgaacttgagtccacctgaagttctgacccattgtctttgccactggaccacagtgacttctgaaatgatgtgattggaagttatatctatccttttcattacctcaataaacaatttgagaattgcaaagagtggaattgaactcgagtccacctgaagttctgacccattgtctttgccactggaccacagtgacttctgaaatgatgtgattggaagttatatctatccttttcattacctcaataaacaatttgagaattgcaaagagtggaattgaactcgagtccacctgaagttctgacccattgtctttgccactggaccacagtgacttctgaaatgatgtgattggaagttatatctatccttttcattacctcaataaacaatttgagaattgcaaagagtggaattgaactcgagtccacctgaagttctgacccattgtctttgccactggaccacagtgacttctgaaagtttcagtttctaatacataaatctctctctctctacagtactgtacatattctctccattttattaaatgttttttttttcagtacaaaccaatgcgtgttacttatacaagccttaaacatacaaatgcacttatataaaccttcaatatacttatataggccttaaacataaattatcatacaaaatatagcactgaatcaacttacaaacaaattcaacttatgaacaatcacttggaaccaattgcgttcgtaagtaggggagcgtctgtatagtaaggctttttttctttaaaaaaacgacgtagtataggaagccttttttcttaaaaaacgacatataataaggtttttttacttaaaaaacgacatagtatagtaaggcattttaattttaaaaaacgacatagtatacatatagtaaggctttttacgtaaaaaacgacatagtatagtaaggctttttttttcttaaaaaacgacatagtatagtaaggctttctctctctttctccttcCCCTTTAAGAGCCATCATCCTGCGGGGAGGCCAGGTCATCCCCATGTCCAGAGAGTTCACGCCGGAGTCAGAGAGGCAGCGACTGCAGTTCCTGGTAGGAAGCACACCGCCTCTTTCGCTTCTCCTGTTTGCTCGCATGTTTGATCTTAACATGGtcgcctttatttatttattttcttcttctactCTTCTGCCCAAAGGCCTACATGCAGCCA contains:
- the LOC144071846 gene encoding protein phosphatase 1H-like isoform X2 translates to MLVKRKWPPSGATSNWALKARRRSSFPNGEVLGLRDNLANCDDLTFHYWGLFDGHAGCGAAVVASRLLHRHIALHLQEVMDILCAPDLQAPICLGEEPVRWQPPPPHANPRALSRAASLRGAAGAPGSPGVPPARFFAEKRVSHESLVVGAIENAFKDMDAQMEKERAAHDTSGGCTALVVLGLLGKLYVGNAGDSRAIILRGGQVIPMSREFTPESERQRLQFLAYMQPHLLGNEFTHLEFPRRVQRKEVGKRMLYRDFTMSGWAYKTIVDNDLKYPLIYGEGKKARVLATIGVTRGLGDHNLKVHDSNIYIKPFLSCCPEVNVYPLGQYEHHADDVLVLGTDGLWDVLSNQEVAEAVARFLSNCDPDDRHRYSMAAQDLVMKARGVLKDGAWRISGDRLGSGDDISVYVIPLGRGGDQFC
- the LOC144071846 gene encoding protein phosphatase 1H-like isoform X1; its protein translation is MLTRVKSAVATFMGGVIAGGGGGGAGGDPSEVPPKYPYGRPDFLGLTPDEVECSADHSARPIVIPKESKRLPWSTGYAEVINAGKSTLNEDQACCDVMLVKRKWPPSGATSNWALKARRRSSFPNGEVLGLRDNLANCDDLTFHYWGLFDGHAGCGAAVVASRLLHRHIALHLQEVMDILCAPDLQAPICLGEEPVRWQPPPPHANPRALSRAASLRGAAGAPGSPGVPPARFFAEKRVSHESLVVGAIENAFKDMDAQMEKERAAHDTSGGCTALVVLGLLGKLYVGNAGDSRAIILRGGQVIPMSREFTPESERQRLQFLAYMQPHLLGNEFTHLEFPRRVQRKEVGKRMLYRDFTMSGWAYKTIVDNDLKYPLIYGEGKKARVLATIGVTRGLGDHNLKVHDSNIYIKPFLSCCPEVNVYPLGQYEHHADDVLVLGTDGLWDVLSNQEVAEAVARFLSNCDPDDRHRYSMAAQDLVMKARGVLKDGAWRISGDRLGSGDDISVYVIPLGRGGDQFC